TCTCGTCGCCCTCTTCGGCGATCACGATCGTGCGCGCTCCCCGCGCCTGGATCTCGCTGATGTTCGAGACCAGCTTGGCGTGCAGCACCGCGCGGCCCTTCGGCGACGGCATCACCACGACCACCGGCAGCCCGTCCTCGATCAGCGCGATCGGACCGTGCTTGAGCTCACCCGCCGCGAAGCCCTCGGCGTGCATGTACGCCAGTTCCTTCAGCTTGAGAGCGCCCTCCAGCGCCACCGGGAAGCCGACGTGCCTGCCGAGGAACAGCACCGCCTTCGAATCGGCGATCTGCCTGCCCAGTGCCTTCACCTGGTCCACAGTGGACAGGACCTTCTGCACCGCGGCGGGCATCGCCTCCAGCTCGGCGAACTCGCGGGCCACCTCGTCCGGGTACTTGGTGCCGCGCGCCTGCGCCAGCGCCAGGCCGACCAGGTAGTTCGCGGCGATCTGCGCGAGGAAGGCCTTGGTCGAGGCCACGCCGATCTCCGGACCGGCGTGGGTGTAGAGCACCGCGTCGGACTCGCGCGGGATCTGCGCGCCGTTGGTGTTGCAGACCGCCAGCACCCTGGCCTTCTGCTCACGCGCGTGGCGGACGGCTTCGAGCGTGTCGGCCGTCTCGCCGGACTGGGAGACCGCGACGACCAGGGTGTCCCGGTCGAGCACCGGGTCGCGGTAGCGGAACTCGCTGGCCAGCTCGACCTCGACCGGCAGGCGGGTCCAGTGCTCGATGGCGTACTTGGCGACCAGGCCGGAGTGGTAGGCCGAGCCGCAGGCGATCACGAAGACCTTGTCGACGTCGCGGAGGTCCTGATCGGACAGGCGCTGCTCGTCGAGAATGATGCGGCCGTTGTCGAAGTGCCCGCGCAGCGTGTTCGCCAGCGCCTCGGGCTGCTCCTCGATCTCCTTGAGCATGAAGTACTCGTGGCCGCCCTTTTCCGCGGCCGAAAGATCCCAGTCCACGGTGAACGGCTTGGCCTGGGCCGGCTCGCCGGCGAAGTCGCTGACCTCGTAGCCCTCGCGGGTGATCACCACGACCTGGTCCTGGCCCAGCTCCACGGCCTCGCGGGTGTGCTCGATGAACGCGGCGACGTCGGACGCGACGAAGGTCTCACCTTCGCCGACGCCCACCACCAGCGGCGAGGAGCGGCGCGCGGCGACGATCGTGTCCGGCTGGTCGGCGTGGGTGACCACCAGGGTGAAGGCGCCTTCGAGGCGGCGGCAGACCGAGCGGACGCTGGCCGCGAAGTCACCGGCGGTGTCGCCGCTGGTGTAGGCGCGGGAGATCAGGTGCGCCGCGGACTCGGTGTCGGTGTCGCTGCTCAGCTCGACGCCCTCGGCCTCGAGTTCGGCGCGCAGGGTGGCGAAGTTCTCGATGATGCCGTTGTGCACGACGGCGACCCGGCCGCTGACGTCGCGGTGCGGGTGGGAGTTGCGGTCGACCGGCGGGCCGTGCGTCGCCCACCGGGTGTGGCCCATGCCCGCGGTGCCCGCGAACTCCTTGCGCCCGGTCAGGTCGAGCTGGGCCTCCAGGTTCGCCAGGCGGCCGGCCTTGCGCTCGACGTTCAGCGCGCCCTCGCCGTCGAGCACGGCGACGCCCGCCGAGTCGTATCCGCGGTACTCCATCCTCCGGAGCCCGCCGAGCACTACGTCCAGCGCCTGCCGATGACCGACATATCCCACGATTCCGCACACGCCCACCAGGGTAACGACGCACCCTCAGCCCCCACGCCCGGCACAGCCCAACCCCGCGACCTGCTTCTGCGGGCAAAAGCAGGTCGCCTGCTTTTGCCCGCAGAAGCAGGTTGACGTCGGCGGGCTGGGGAGGGGCGCTGGCAGTAGGCTCCCGGCATGGCGCCCAAGCCCAAGCACCTGCTCGAAGAGCTGTCCCACCCAGGCCCGCACGAAGTGCTCCGGGGCAATCTGGGACTGGTCGGCGTGCCCGGCGTGGTCTTCACCCCGCGAGCCGGGCTCGGTCTGCCCGCGATCGCCTTCGGGCACGGCTGGCTCCAGCCGCCCACCCGCTACCGCGAACTGCTCCGGCACCTCGCGAGCTGGGGCATCGTCGCCGCGGCGCCCGCCACCCAGCGCGGGCCGCTGCCCTCGCACCGGCTGTTCGCCACCGATCTGCGCACCACACTCGAGCTGGTCACGAAGGTCCGACTCGGCCCCGACGGCATCAGCGTCGACCCGGCCAAGCTCGGCCTCGCCGGCCACTCCACCGGCGGCGGCGCCGCCGTGCTTTCGGCCGCAGAAGCCGACGTCAAGGCGGTGGCCACGGTCAACGCGGCGCAGACCATCCCGCCCGCCACCGAGGTGGCTCGCAAGATCACCGTCCCGTCGCTGCACTTGGCGGCCGACGGCGATCTGGTCGCGCCGCCGGTCGGCCACGCCGAAGCCATCGCCAAGGCCTGGGGAGGCCCGGCCCAGCTGCGCTACCTCGGCAAGTCGTCGCACCTCGGCATCACCGAGGGCAAGCACTGGAGCGGCCTGCTGCTGCACGGCAAGCCACATCGCGGCACGCAGCGCCTGGTCCGCGCCCTGCTCGCGGCCTTCTTCCTCACCCATCTCACCGGCACCGACAAGTACCGGCCGCTGCTCGAGGCGGATGTGAAGAACGCCACGATCGCGATGGACGACTCGCTCGAACTCGCCGACGCCTGACCCACCACGCAAAAGACGCCCGGCCCCACGGGGTCGAGCGTCTTCTGCGGGCAAAAGCAGGTTCGCGGCTACTTCATCCAGCTGTTGTTCGAGAAGTCGTCGTCGTCGAACGACTCTTCGCGGCGGGCGTGCCTGCCCGCGCGGCGCGGGGCAGGTGCGGGGGCCGGCTCGGCCACCGCGACCGGTTCCGGCACGGGCGGCGCCGGGGGCGCCTGCCACGCCGCGGCCGGCTGCGGCTCGGCCCTGGTCACCGGCGGCGCGGTGTTCACCGCGTGCCCGGTGAACCCGGGACCGTCCTCTTCGTCCTCGACGCCGAACCCCATCACGTTGCTCTTGTCGGAGAGCGTCTTCTCCG
The genomic region above belongs to Amycolatopsis sp. YIM 10 and contains:
- the glmS gene encoding glutamine--fructose-6-phosphate transaminase (isomerizing), which translates into the protein MCGIVGYVGHRQALDVVLGGLRRMEYRGYDSAGVAVLDGEGALNVERKAGRLANLEAQLDLTGRKEFAGTAGMGHTRWATHGPPVDRNSHPHRDVSGRVAVVHNGIIENFATLRAELEAEGVELSSDTDTESAAHLISRAYTSGDTAGDFAASVRSVCRRLEGAFTLVVTHADQPDTIVAARRSSPLVVGVGEGETFVASDVAAFIEHTREAVELGQDQVVVITREGYEVSDFAGEPAQAKPFTVDWDLSAAEKGGHEYFMLKEIEEQPEALANTLRGHFDNGRIILDEQRLSDQDLRDVDKVFVIACGSAYHSGLVAKYAIEHWTRLPVEVELASEFRYRDPVLDRDTLVVAVSQSGETADTLEAVRHAREQKARVLAVCNTNGAQIPRESDAVLYTHAGPEIGVASTKAFLAQIAANYLVGLALAQARGTKYPDEVAREFAELEAMPAAVQKVLSTVDQVKALGRQIADSKAVLFLGRHVGFPVALEGALKLKELAYMHAEGFAAGELKHGPIALIEDGLPVVVVMPSPKGRAVLHAKLVSNISEIQARGARTIVIAEEGDETVRPFADELVEIPAVPTLLQPLVSTVPLQVLAAEIARSRGYDVDKPRNLAKSVTVE
- a CDS encoding dienelactone hydrolase family protein, coding for MAPKPKHLLEELSHPGPHEVLRGNLGLVGVPGVVFTPRAGLGLPAIAFGHGWLQPPTRYRELLRHLASWGIVAAAPATQRGPLPSHRLFATDLRTTLELVTKVRLGPDGISVDPAKLGLAGHSTGGGAAVLSAAEADVKAVATVNAAQTIPPATEVARKITVPSLHLAADGDLVAPPVGHAEAIAKAWGGPAQLRYLGKSSHLGITEGKHWSGLLLHGKPHRGTQRLVRALLAAFFLTHLTGTDKYRPLLEADVKNATIAMDDSLELADA